Within Desulfurobacterium thermolithotrophum DSM 11699, the genomic segment CTATAAAAAAGAAAAGCTCAGGATTTTTTTTCAAAAATTTAAGAAGTTCATCTATCTCTTTAGTCTTTAACTTCTTTGCACTTTTCCCTTTTCTACAACTACAGCTCATATTCTATTTCCTTTACAGTTATTCCAGCTTTTATTAAGTAAAGAGGAAGAAAAGCTAAAAGCTCTTCTATTTTTCTTTTCATTACCTTTTTTGCAATTACCTTGTTAGCAGTTTTTTTATCTAAAGATAAGTTTGTAACGTTAACGAACCTAATATTTGCAATTTGTTCATTGCCAGAGGTAAGAGAACCAAATATTTCTACTGTTACTTTACATGTTGTTTTTTCTTTCTTAACATCTGTAGCTACCTTAACGTTTAAGTTGCATTCTACTGTTTTTCCCGCAATTCCTGGATCTATGAAAACTTCTTGAAGTACCCAGTAACTTGATTTTTCCTTCATTCTCTTTCTCCTAATACTCTTACCACTTCACAAAGGAAATCTACTGAAGAGGTAGCCCAAACTCGGAGCTCTATCTCTTTTTCTCTTCCGGCATCTTCTGCCCATCTAAGTCTTTGAAAAACTCTATGGAAGGAATTGTAAATTACCTTTCTTGCTTCCAGCGAAGAACAGTCAAGTTCTTTAAATTTTTTTTCTAAAAACTCTAACCTTTCTTTTCCTTCCTTTTTAAATATTTCCTTAATTGCTCTATTTGTAACCTTATTTGGAGGAAGCTGATTAATTACTTTAAAAAGTTTTCCTTTAAAAAGGTCAAAAGCCTCTGAAGGCTTCAAATTATAAATTGATGGCAAATCTGTTTTAGCAATCTTCACGCTAATCCTTATCTTTGTCATGTTAGAATTCTATCATTATGAAGTATGAAATATTCATTTCTGAAAAACCAAAAGACGGGCGTGAAATAAATGAAATTAAGGGAATACCTGTTTTAAAACCTATTCAAGTTCATGGAACTAACATTGTTTTTGTGGGTCGCTCTGTTCCGTTCAATCTTCAGGCAGATGCCATAGTTACAGATAGTAAGAACTACTGGATAGGGGTTTTAACTGCCGACTGTCTTCCTGTTTTTCTTGTGGGAGAAGGAGTTGTAGGTGTTGTTCATGCTGGTTGGAGAGGAACTCTTAAAGGAATTGTCTTTAATACTGTAAAGTATATTTCTGAGTTTTCTGCTGTTAAAAAGGCTATCTTGGGAGTTTCTATTTGCAGTCAATGTTACGAAGTAGGAGAGGATGTTTACTCTCTTTACCCAAAAGAGTATTCCAAATGTTTTAAAAAGTTAAAAAACAGCAAATTTCTTTTTGACCTTAAGGAGGCAAATAAGATTCAACTAAAAGCTGCAGGAGTCCATGAAATAGAAGACATTAAAAAATGTACCGTTTGTAATAATGATATTTTCCATTCCTATAGAGCAGAAAAAACAGACAAGAGAATACTTTCGGCAATAAGGATTATTTAATGGAAGAAACTTTAATTTCGATAGCT encodes:
- the pgeF gene encoding peptidoglycan editing factor PgeF, giving the protein MKYEIFISEKPKDGREINEIKGIPVLKPIQVHGTNIVFVGRSVPFNLQADAIVTDSKNYWIGVLTADCLPVFLVGEGVVGVVHAGWRGTLKGIVFNTVKYISEFSAVKKAILGVSICSQCYEVGEDVYSLYPKEYSKCFKKLKNSKFLFDLKEANKIQLKAAGVHEIEDIKKCTVCNNDIFHSYRAEKTDKRILSAIRII